Below is a window of Patescibacteria group bacterium DNA.
GCAGGGCGTCCCAGGAGTCCGGCGAGTAGCCAATCAAGAAATCCTCGAGCGTCTCTTCTTTCAGTTCCCGCTTGGCGCAGTAAGCGCGCGCCCGCTCGGCCTGCGGCGAACGCATCAGCACCTCGTGGTAATAACGCGCCGCCCAGCGGTTGGCGTCATGCAGGCGCTGGCGGCCCTTGTCTTCGGACAGATCGACGTGCTTCAGGACCACGCCGGCTTTCTTGGCCAGATGCCGCAGCGCTTCCACGAAATCAACCCCGTCGATCTTCATCACGAAAGTGAAGATGTCCCCGTCCTCGCCGCAGCCGAAACAGTGCCAGCGCTGGCGGTCCGGCGTGACGTAGAACGACGGGTCCTGCTCGTGATGGAACGGACACGGCGCGCGAAAATTGACCCCGGCTTTGCGGAGCTGGATGTATTCCGAGATCAACTGGACGATGTCGATCTTGGATTTGATCTCTTCAATAACGCTGTTGTCGGACATAATTCGGCGTCAGCAGGTCAGCGATCCATTCCAGGGTCAATTTCGAGGTCCGGACGTTCTTCGTCAGATCGCCGCCGCAGATGATCATCTTCTTCGAATGATGCAGATACCAATTGGCCTCCGGTTCGACCTGCATGATCTGCTGATAGACCGGCGTCAGATCGATGCGCGACCCGGCGAAAGCACGGATGTTGTGGTAATTGCGCTCCTTGTTGACGTAGACGATCAGATCGAAGCCGCGCTGAAAGGCGAAAGCCTCGATGTCGCGGGCCGAGGTGCTCACGGCCGCCGCCGGACCGTAGATCGACTCGAATTCGATGTGAGTCTTCCAGTCGTCCTCCAGGACCGCTTCGTTCTTCTGGGCCGCGAACAACGCATCGCAGACGGTCAGTCCCAGCGACATCAGGGCTTCGTCGCTGCCGGTGAGCTGTCGATGGAACGCCAGGATGGCGTGCAGGCTGAAACTGTGATGCGGAATCTTGTGGAGCTGTCCAGTGTCGTCCAGCTTGACCCAGTCGATGAGTTTGTCGAGGCCGCGCGTTTCCAGCGCGTCTGATTTGACACCGCTCTGCCGCAGGTGTTTCAGGATCAGCGAGGCCGCGCATTCGCCGACGTCGCCCTTGTGCTCGTCGAACTCGCCGCTGCCGACGCCGACGCTGATCCTGTCGGCTGCCGCGCCATCGCTGCTGTCGCGTTCGTTCGCGGCGACATACTCGATCTTGGCGTCGCGATATTCCTCAGGCAAAAAACGCTTCAGCAGCCAGATGGCAGCCACCTCGTCGAGATGCGGACGGACGTGCGTGACGATGGTCTTCATAGTGCGGGAGTGAGGGGGGGGGTTGAGAGTGCTGGAGTGCTGGAGTGCTGGAGAGACGGAGTGGAATGTCGGAGTGTCGAAGAGGCGGAGTAATGAGAGGTGTATTCTTCGCTTCTCCCCTGCTTCTGAGTTGGCCGTATTTTACCTTAAACCGGCGCAAACATCAAAATAAACAGGCTAAAAGTTCTGGAGTGCGGGAGTCAGGGAGAGACGGAGTCAGGGAGTGCTGAAGTACTGGAGTTCTGAAGGGCGGGAATGACATGTGTTAAATGCACGCGTCAGCTAAAGCTGATGGTTTATGGGGGAATAATAAAAGGACGCGATTTCGCGCCCTTAGGGTGTTCTCAGCAGCCGATAATGGACCGCCAATCGTCCCAGCGGACCAAGCGCCGCTTGTCGGCCACGGTACGATTATAAGGAACATCGAAGATCACGTGCTCCCACACGGGCGGCAAAGCGCCGGTGATCGCGGGGTTGTCGTCGATGAGAATGTCGCCCCGCACCAACGTCTTATCGCCGGTCAGGATGATCCGGCCGACCAGATCCGGTCCCAGGTTTTGCCCGACCCACTGGAATTTCTCCGTCGCGCAGGTCGGACAGCCCGGCATCGGCGCCGTGCAGAAGAAGACCCGGTGTCCGTGCGTCAACATCTCGCGAACAGCCGCCTGGCCGCCGGCGATCGGCGGGAGTCCCAGGAAAAATCCCGGCTCGCGGATCAGCTCCTGGATCGGATCGCGGCACCAGGATGGATATTGCTTGTGCATCCCGAAGACCGTGCGCTGATCGCGAGTGATGCAGGGATACGACGGGTGGCGTTGGCGCCAGCGCTCCAGGAAACCGCCTTCGAAATCAGCCAATACGTCATCCAAGTCGATGAGGATGATCATCTCAGACCTCCGGTCCAAAAAAAAGAACCGCAGGCAACTTAACACAGCCTCCGGTCGGTGACAACTGACGGTCGGTTCACAGCCCCAGCCGTTGCGCTAATTCAGGGTAAGTATCCACGACCGGATTGGCCGACAATTCCAGAAGCCGTTCCCTGGGAAAAGTGGTAGTGATCCCAGCGGCGCGGCAGCCGGCGGCCAGGGCCGAGCGGATGCCGTTGTCCGAATCCTCGATGACCAGACAGGCGGCGGGTTCGATCTTCAGGCGCTTGGCGGCGAGCAGGTACGGTTCGGGGTGCGGCTTGCCGTGCATCACGTCCTCGGCCGTCACCACGGCGTCGAAATAATCATGGAGTCGGTAAGCATCGAAAATGGCGCGCTGGACCGGCGCGAGACTGGAGGTCGCTAGGCCGATCTTGGCGAACTTCGGACGGGCGAGCCTGATGAATTCGACGACGCCCGGCACGAGCGGCAGTCGCTCCGACGTGAGCCGGAAATAATGCACCAGCTTGCGCTCGATGAGATCGGCGATCGGGATGTCGCGGCCGGCGTATTCCGCGACGGCTTTCCTAAAAATAGCGGCGTCGGTCAGCCCTTTGAACGCGTGCCACTCCGACCGCGGCACTTCAAAACCGAAATCCAGACAGGCCAGGTGCTCGGCCTCGGCGTGCAAAGGCTCGGTGTCAGTGATGACGCCGTCGAGGTCGAAGATGAGCGCTTGGAGTTCGCGCATAACGGATCTGCGGTGGCCTAAGGAGCCGGTTCGGCCGCGGCCGCCTTTTTGATCAACAACAATCTGACCACGCCGTAGGTCCCGTCAACGTTCTTATGGCCCTCGATGCGCACATCATCATCCGCTCCGAGCCGGGTCAGGTCGCAGGCCTGGAATTCAGCCCCGAAACGACAGAGACTGTCCTCAGCGAAACAGAGCGGCGCGAATTGCAGCGGCTTGCGCAATTTTTTGTAGACCAGCGACCAGCCGGTGCCGGGTTCAGCGGCGGCCTCGTTTTTATTGTTGAGCCACCCCGTCTCGAACAGATCCGGCTCGCCGAGTTCGCAGACCGGCTTCGGAGGCAGTGGCGCGATTACGCCCGATCCCGTGGCCGCTGGCGAGACTGTGGGCGCCAGGACCTGCCGGCCGGATAACCAATAGACGACCGCGATGACCGCGAGCGCGATGGCCGCTGACGCCGCCGCCTTGATGAGAAGATTGCCGCTCTTGGTCTGGGCCATAATTTTGGTCAGGTATTCAATAGCTGTATCTTAGCTAATTTCCGGCTCTTTGAGTAGCGACAGCGGCGGCTTGGTCAGATGACGTTGATATCCTAATATATTACAAAACCGCCCTTTAGCAGGACGGTCTGTAATCTGTCAGCAAGATTAGATATCGGATCGCGTCATCCGTCCGGATGCAGCAGACTCAAACCTGACCGACAGGGAGACGACCAGGATAATGATGAAGAACACCAGGCCGTAAGCACAGGTTGACAGGCCGAGTCGTCCGAAGGCGCGAAAACCCGAGGTAAACCAGGTCGCGATCTCGCCGACAGTGAACGAACCGGCGAACATGACGCCCAGGCTGGCGATGAGAGTGTTCACCGCGACCGGCCATTTGGCCCTAACCCCGAACGCCCAGGCGTAGGCGGTCGAGACGAACATCGTGGAGAACAGGGCGAATCCGAAGTAACAGGCTGGAAAACCCAGGAAGACCGGGCAGCCTTCCCGGAACGCGCAGACGCCGCTGAAGAATCTTGTGCCGGCCAAGTAGCCGGAGAACATCGTGCCGGCCAAAGTGATGGAAAGGGCGAATTTGAGGTAA
It encodes the following:
- a CDS encoding chromate resistance protein ChrB domain-containing protein, whose translation is MKTIVTHVRPHLDEVAAIWLLKRFLPEEYRDAKIEYVAANERDSSDGAAADRISVGVGSGEFDEHKGDVGECAASLILKHLRQSGVKSDALETRGLDKLIDWVKLDDTGQLHKIPHHSFSLHAILAFHRQLTGSDEALMSLGLTVCDALFAAQKNEAVLEDDWKTHIEFESIYGPAAAVSTSARDIEAFAFQRGFDLIVYVNKERNYHNIRAFAGSRIDLTPVYQQIMQVEPEANWYLHHSKKMIICGGDLTKNVRTSKLTLEWIADLLTPNYVRQQRY
- a CDS encoding 5'-3'-deoxyribonucleotidase produces the protein MIILIDLDDVLADFEGGFLERWRQRHPSYPCITRDQRTVFGMHKQYPSWCRDPIQELIREPGFFLGLPPIAGGQAAVREMLTHGHRVFFCTAPMPGCPTCATEKFQWVGQNLGPDLVGRIILTGDKTLVRGDILIDDNPAITGALPPVWEHVIFDVPYNRTVADKRRLVRWDDWRSIIGC
- a CDS encoding HAD family phosphatase, with translation MRELQALIFDLDGVITDTEPLHAEAEHLACLDFGFEVPRSEWHAFKGLTDAAIFRKAVAEYAGRDIPIADLIERKLVHYFRLTSERLPLVPGVVEFIRLARPKFAKIGLATSSLAPVQRAIFDAYRLHDYFDAVVTAEDVMHGKPHPEPYLLAAKRLKIEPAACLVIEDSDNGIRSALAAGCRAAGITTTFPRERLLELSANPVVDTYPELAQRLGL